Below is a genomic region from Penaeus monodon isolate SGIC_2016 chromosome 33, NSTDA_Pmon_1, whole genome shotgun sequence.
NNNNNNNNNNNNNNNNNNNNNNNNNNNNNNNNNNNNNNNNNNNNNNNNNNNNNNNNNNNNNNNNNNNNNNNNNNNNNNNNNNNNNNNNNNNNNNNNNNNNNNNNNNNNNNNNNNNNNNNNNNNNNNNNNNNNNNNNNNNNNNNNNNNNNNNNNNNNNNNNNNNNNNNNNNNNNNNNNNNNNNNNNNNNNNNNNNNNNNNNNNNNNNNNNNNNNNNNNNNNNNNNNNNNNNNNNNNNNNNNNNNNNNNNNNNNNNNNNNNNNNNNNNNNNNNNNNNNNNNNNNNNNNNNNNNNNNNNNNNNNNNNNNNNNNNNNNNNNNNNNNNNNNNNNNNNNNNNNNNNNNNNNNNNNNNNNNNNNNNNNNNNNNNNNNNNNNNNNNNNNNNNNNNNNNNNNNNNNNNNNNNNNNNNNNNNNNNNNNNNNNNNNNNNNNNNNNNNNNNNNNNNNNNNNNNNNNNNNNNNNNNNNNNNNNNNNNNNNNNNNNNNNNNNNNNNNNNNNNNNNNNNNNNNNNNNNNNNNNNNNNNNNNNNNNNNNNNNNNNNNNNNNNNNNNNNNNNNNNNNNNNNNNNtcatttgggggagggggtggggagggagcagggaggagCAGTTGTCCCCCCAAATACTATTTGCCCCACTGCCCCAAGGGCCacagagtttgtttttttttattaattaaacctATGTAGATCCAATTATGAGTTAAAATGGCcctaaaatcactttttttttactttgcttgacatttaaaaaattgggtttctaaatgtataataatattaatatttcatgttTCATCTACTCctgagtaaagatactttttaagTGTACANNNNNNNNNNNNNNNNNNNNNNNNNNNNNNNNNNNNNNNNNNNNNNNNNNNNNNNNNNNNNNNNNNNNNNNNNNNNNNNNNNNNNNNNgcaatatataaatattatctgaaCAACATGCTGGCTACTGCATTGATAGTTGAATTTTTGTCCACACTATAGCTTTCCACtggtgggtggtttttggtttAGACAATGTTTGTCAAGGCACACTTGATGGTAAAGAAAAGCTCTGCATGCAGATTGATTAGATGCTCTTATCTTTTTACACTTTTGAGCATAAATACTATGGGAACACAGATGTATGGGAAACAATGACAGAAATTACTCAACTATTATTGTGAAAACTCAAAAATGGCTCCTAAATTACTGTGGTCCGTCATTTGGCCCACTTGGTCATTATTGTACACAAGGATAGTCTTATATCTTAATTGCACAGTTCTTGTTTTAAACAACttagtttttaatatcattaaaaacatTAATGCATACCATAAAGCAAAATAACATTAAATCTACCCAAATGGTCTCACTATGAACCTCTGCCAGAGTATGAAATCACAGTTGGCTCTGCACACTTGTTATGACTTGATAATAAGTTTGGAATTCTTTGAATATTGCTGCATGCTTTTGGTAGACTATTGAAAGTAAAAAACTAGTGAGTAATCCAAAAGTGCACACATATGTGGCTTCAAGTTGTTAACTAATGATAATACCTAGAGGCATATGTTATTACCTCATTCATGACCACTACTACCAGAACCAATGTATTTCCTATTCATGTTGAGCACAGCATTTGCTCTTACCCTCCACTACCTATATCAACAATATTGCTGATTTTATGAAAATGGTAATTTTAGCTTAAACATAAGTAATATCAAATGAACAAACTACAAGGGTCTAATGTGccatattagttataatatattctgCAGCTTACCTTTTAACTCACTGACAATGGATGTCATCTATACTTGCCAGATAGGGTTGGCCCAAATCCTCCTTTTTGAGGCTCACATTGAAAAACAACTGACTTATCCAAACTCAGAGAGAAAAATCACCCCTCCCTGCAATTTATTTCATCTTGTGTGCAGGTGTTACTTTCCTTTTCCAATTATGTAATttgaattatttgtttttattaaaaaaaaaaatactttatcaaTATCTTCTGACAAATATCCTAATTCCTCTTTTAATGGTCACTAAACATAGCCTAGCTTGACCAAGCCTAGTAAGCCATGCCTTGTCCGATGTtactaagaaaaaggaaaatttttccacATGGGCAATCCTCATACtataaaaacaagattttttcctgtgttttccaATATGATTTGAGGGACTCTGACACTCAATGCTATTCTTTAAGACTTGCCTCTGATAGGCATATCTCAAAAGTCAGCATTTTCTAGTGGAAATAAATGTCTAGGACACTTTTTACAGTATGGAAACCACAGAAAGCAGTGGTCACAGGNNNNNNNNNNNNNNNNNNNNNNNNNNNNNNNNNNNNNNNNNNNNNNNNNNNNNNNNNNNNNNNNNNNNNNNNNNNNNNNNNNNNNNNNNNNNNNNNNNNNNNNNNNNNNNNNNNNNNNNNNNNNNNNNNNNNNNNNNNNNNNNNNNNNNNNNNNNNNNNNNNNNNNNNNNNNNNNNNNNNNNNNNNNNNNNNNNNNNNNNNNNNNNNNNNNNNNNNNNNNNNNNNNNNNNNNNNNNNNNNNNNNNNNNNNNNNNNNNNNNNNNNNNNNNNNNNNNNNNNNNNNNNNNNNNNNNNGTCCACTCAGTGCTCCCAAGTTTCAGTTCTGACTTTCTGCACACCAAGGANNNNNNNNNNNNNNNNNNNNNNNNNNNNNNNNNNNNNNNNNNNNNNNNNNNNNNNNNNNNNNNNNNNNNNNNNNNNNNNNNNNNNNNNNNNNNNNNNNNNNNNNNNNNNNNNNNNNNNNNNNNNNNNNNNNNNNNNGCTATCGCTATCTTACGAAGTGACAATTCTCCCTTACACTATCATAGGTAATTTTGTGCACCCATACcagatattaacattatcaactaTACATTTCATGTGTTCTTTCTGGAGCCATTTCATCTGACCTTGTCACGTAAAATGGTTCCCGAATTCCACCTGCAATAAACTGTAATCTCAGAATTCATAATCTAATCAGTCACAGTCTAAGACAGCCCACCAAATTTCGTGGCTTTCGTGTGGTGACATCGTGCTCTGCTCATCACTTCACGTACAATAAAAGACCCTTAGTTCATCACCATTATATTGCAATGgcaaaccgtttttttttcacaagttatCAACTACGCGCTTTCACCTTACAAATACGAAACTTCACCACATCACCACACGTATGACACAcacaataaagggaaaagaagtcaCCACACATCACCTCCTTGAAAGCAAAGGGCAGTCCCAGCATCCCAGCACcaataaaagagatgaaaatgtTGGCCACGATTTTCACGGGGCTCGTGATGCCCGCTCCCGGCCGGCCGACGCCCATGGTgaacaggggaaggtggtgaaCAGGTGAACGGTCCTTCACATCGCTCCGAGGACAAACAGGTGATAGGCCATAATGACGTCACCAGGGCTGCCAACCTCACGATAGTTCACTCTGACATCCAGGCAGGGCTGCCAACCTCAGGCTGACTCGCTGGCAGGGATGTCAACCTCGTTTTAGCATTGTGGCTCACGAACACCAATGGGGTATTAAGGGCGGAGTAGAGCTTTTATCATCTGCATCGTCGGATTCTTCGTATTTGCTTCGGCGTGTGTGCTGGAAGTAAAAACGTATAGGAGATGTGTCACGGTAAGCCTGGCTGAAACAAGTAAGCAGCGCCTTGCGaagaaaacgtaaacaaaacGCTAATTTTCTGATTATTTGAAGATAAAACAAATTACCCTGCTTGAAAAGGAAGCCATCGTGTTATTTAAGTGTTTTATCACATATGTAAATACGCAAACCATTTTGAAAGAGACAAAACCACCATAAACAGCTGAGTATGAGAGCCTTGGAGCTGCCGAACCACCTGTGTCGTTTGTTATTGttccctttgctctttcttccttcctcttttctctttccatttgcaCTCTCCCTTTCTGTGTCATTTGCATTTCAGTGAAGATGCTGTGATGCAGGGGCGGCAAGATCGGGTATTTGTTCTCTGGGAGCGTTTCATTAAAACTGAGAGTTACTATGCCTTATGATAtacagtgtgattttttttttttacccatctgTGTGATTATTTTGAAGAGAACGCCGCTGTGCTtgattttacttttccttctgtATGAAATCATGCATCTTTTGTTGTTGCATGAATGACAGACAGTGGCTATTCAGATTTGTAACAGCTACAGACATTAACCTTTAACCTACATGGGGTAATTAATATTTCGAAGATATTGGTCTGTCTGTCAAATGTCAGCTCCTGAGAAGAGAGCCGATACCATTATTTTTGGGTTCCTTACTAAGTTCTTTATTTTGGGTTCCTTGTGTATGTGNNNNNNNNNNNNNNNNNNNNNNNNNNNNNNNNNNNNNNNNNNNNNNNNNNNNNNNNNNNNNNNNNNNNNNNNNNNNNNNNNNNNNNNNNNNNNNNNNNNNNNNNNNNNNNNNNNNNNNNNNNNNNNNNNNNNNNNNNNNNNNNNNNNNNNNNNNNNNNNNNNNNNNNNNNNNNNNNNNNNNNNNNNNNNNNNNNNNNNNNNttttttttttggggggggggtcattatagaatgtcatattaaaaaatatgtgatTTTCAGAACAATAGGAATTGGGATGAGTTAAAGCCATTTTTTAACTTATATTTTACACAATAGTTTGTGAAAGAGACTGCAGGTGgtgcatttttttattgtttggtacTTCCTAAAGCCCATATAGCCAGTAGTTACAAAATTCCATCAATAGaagttataagaattattttgcCACCAAAAGAAAGATGCAATTATGATATTGCATTTTCCATTCTGAAGTTCACCTGAAGGCTTACAGAGGTTCATGATGCTAATGAACATAAAACTTGTATATTTAAAAACTGTGCATATTTtggataatactaaaaaataccaTGCTTCATAAACCATCTAAGGTTTCATCCACATGCAAACTAAGGAAAATCTAATTAGAAACTTCCTTCCCTGAACTGTACTTCATATGCAACAACTTGTCAACAATAACATTCTGACAGTAAATACTATACATTATTTTATGATGTGTAAGAcaaggaaagaacaaagaaatgtTTTGGAATTTAGAATGAAGTAAATTACCTATTTGTAATTAAATGGCAAAGGCCATGGATAAGGTAGTGCAAAGCCAGTGTTCTACCTTTGTGATATGCCACCTTAATAAAATGAGGCCTTTTGTCATTGTAAGAGTGCATATAACAGTTATAGCTATTATTGATATATGAGACTAACAGAATATATAGCATTTCTAAAACTAATTTATTTGATAACAAAAGAATTATGTTTTAGTGGAAAACAAGCATTAATTTAATTTGTATAAAGTTATTCCTTGCTtttaaatgttttgaaatgtCAGTCAGCTTTATATGATATGGGTAGAACTGTAACTACTTGTATGTGCACAGCAGATAGgttctaaaaaaatattaagttagattattaatatttctgtttgtattttccaGTCACCCTGCAGAATATCCCAATTTGAATATCCTCTCTCAAGGTTGCTCAGTCTCTTAAAATGTTTTGGGCTGTGGTTGTAGGCATATCATGTATCAAACTACTACTTATCCCAGCATAGTAAGTGAATTTTATTAATCTAGTTATTTGATTATCACTTTCAAAATTGTCTACGAAGAGGGCCTGTGACTTTTGTTCATCCCAAATATTTGtgattgattatattttttattttatttttcacatcGTTCTATTGATATGTGATCACTCTATCTAACAGCCGGTCAACAGACTTTGAGGTTCACCGGAACTGGTTGGCAATCACACACAGTCTTCCAATTGACGAATGGTATTTTGAAGAAACATCAGAATGGACATTAGACTATCCTCCATTATTTGCTTGGTTTGAATGGTTATTGGCAAAGGTAAGATGTTCCTTTTTATtgctttgttattgctatttattttttatgggtaTTTCTTTGTTATATGTTAGCATAGAGATTATAGTAAGTTTGTAATATTATGTTTAGATAAAACTTGCTACATGTATACAGaaatcagttttcctttttttatagttaaatCATGCTTCCATTCCATATAGGCCTAGATATTCCAAGTGTAACAAAGTACACTCTCATGCTCTATAAACATTTTAACAATTACTCTTCAGATTTTATANNNNNNNNNNNNNNNNNNNNNNNNNNNNNNNNNNNNNNNNNNNNNNNNNNNNNNNNNNNNNNNNNNNNNNNNNNNNNNNNNNNNNNNNNNNNNNNNNNNNNNNNNNNNNNNNNNNNNNNNNNNNNNNNNNNNNNNNNNNNNNNNNNNNNNNNNNNNNNNNNNNNNNNNNNNNNNNNNNNNNNNNNNNNNNNNNNNNNNNNNNNNNNNNNNNNNNNNNNNNNNNNNNNNNNNNNNNNNNNNNNNNNNNNNNNNNNNNNNNNNNNNNNNNNNNNNNNNNNNNNNNNNNNNNNNNNNNNNNNNNNNNNNNNNNNNNNNNNNNNNNNNNNNNNNNNNNNNNNNNNNNNNNNNNNNNNNNNNNNNNNNNNNNNNNNNNNNNNNNNNNNNNNNNNNNNNNNNNNNNNNNNNNNNNNNNNNNNNNNNNNNNNNNNNNNNNNNNNNNNNNNNNNNNNNNNNNNNNNNNNNNNNNNNNNNNNNNNNNNNNNNNNNNNNNNNNNNNNNNNNNNNNNNNNNNNNNNNNNNNNNNNNNNNNNNNNNNNNNNNNNNNNNNNNNNNNNNNNNNNNNNNNNNNNNNNNNNNNNNNNNNNNNNNNNNNNNNNNNNNNNNNNNNNNNNNNNNNNNNNNNNNNNNNNNNNNNNNNNNNNNNNNNNNNNNNNNNNNNNNNNNNNNNNNNNNNNNNNNNNNNNNNNNNNNNNNNNNNNNNNNNNNNNNNNNNNNNNNNNNNNNNNNNNNNNNNNNNNNNNNNNNNNNNNNNNNNNNNNNNNNNNNNNNNNNNNNNNNNNNNNNNNNNNNNNNNNNNNNNNNNNNNNNNNNNNNNNNNNNNNNNNNNNNNNNNNNNNNNNNNNNNNNNNNNAGNNNNNNNNNNNNNNNNNNNNNNNNNNNNNNNNNNttcttctcttttttccaggTGGCACAGTTCTTTGACCAAGAAATGCTGAAAGTGGAGAACTTGAACTATGCCTCACCAATGACAGTTCTCTTCCAGCGCCTGTCANNNNNNNNNNNNNNNNNNNNNNNNNNNNNNNNNNNNNNNNNNNNNNNNNNNNNNNNNNNNNNNNNNNNNNNNNNNNNNNNNNNNNNNNNNNNNNNNNNNNNNNNNNNNNNNNNNNNNNNNNNNNNNNNNNNNNNNNNNNNNNNNNNNNNNNNNNNNNNNNNNNNNNNNNNNNNNNNNNNNNNNNNNNNNNNNNNNNNNNNNNNNNNNNNNNNNNNNNNNNNNNNNNNNNNNNNNNNNNNNNNNNNNNNNNNNNNNNNNNNNNNNNNNNNNNNNNNNNNNNNNNNNNNNNNNNNNNNNNNNNNNNNNNNNNNNNNNNNNNNNNNNNNNNNNNNNNNNNNNNNNNNNNNNNNNNNNNNNNNNNNNNNNNNNNNNNNNNNNNNNNNNNNNNNNNNNNNNNNNNNNNNNNNNNNNNNNNNNNNNNNNNNNNNNNNNNNNNNNNNNNNNNNNNNNNNNNNNNNNNNNNNNNNNNNNNNNNNNNNNNNNNNNNNNNNNNNNNNNNNNNNNNNNNNNNNNNNNNNNNNNNNNNNNNNNNNNNNNNNNNNNNNNNNNNNNNNNNNNNNNNNNNNNNNNNNNNNNNNNNNNNNNNNNNNNNNNNNNNNNNNNNNNNNNNNNNNNNNNNNNNNNNNNNNNNNNNNNNNNNNNNNNNNNNNNNNNNNNNNNNNNNNNNNNNNNNNNNNNNNNNNNNNNNNNNNNNNNNNNNNNNNNNNNNNNNNNNNNNNNNNNNNNNNNNNNNNNNNNNNNNNNNNNNNNNNNNNNNNNNNNNNNNNNNNNNNNNNNNNNNNNNNNNNNNNNNNNNNNNNNNNNNNNNNNNNNNNNNNNNNNNNNNNNNNNNNNNNNNNNNNNNNNNNNNNNNNNNNNNNNNNNNNNNNNNNNNNNNNNNNNNNNNNNNNCTTCACTGTTATATTTTTCAAAAGCTGAAGATTAATTTGTTGAGCTACTTGTAAATGATCTTNNNNNNNNNNNNNNNNNNNNNNNNNNNNNNNNNNNNNNNNNNNNNNGATCATTTACTTTTTCAGTATGTTATATGTCTCTTTTTCCAAACTTTGTCCACAGTTGCAGTGATGAGGCTGGAAGATTCTCTGGCCGCAGAGATGTGATTGTCCCTCTCTTCATAATTCTTTTTAGCAATGCTGGACTCTTGATCGTGGATCACATTCACTTTCAGTACAATGGCTTTCTCTATGGCATCATGTTCCTGTCCATTGCAAGAATCCTGCAGGTGAGGTTGTGTAAACTGAGGATAAATCTTATGAAAGGATGAAATTTAGATTAGAGAATTTTGTACCTTGGATTTATAATGTAAGAAATTGTCACTATTGATGGTTCTACACAGTagaagaatgaaatatatatactttaaatccTAGGTTTGATTTGATTATACAAGTAATAAATTCTCATTCATTACTCATTACGTTATTCATCTCTGCTCCATTCCAGAGGCGTGAAATGGAAGCTGCCTTTTGGTTTTCCATTTTGCTCAACCTGAAGCACATCTACCTGTATGTTGCCCCAGCCTACTTCATCTACCTACTCCGCTCCTACTGCCTCTCATCCACTTCAGATGGGCGGATCAAGTTGAAAGTGTCCTCTCTGCTTCGCCTTCTTCAATTAGGAGTGACTGTCCTGGCTGTCTTTGGGCTGTCGTTTGGGCCCTTTTACCTGAAGGGGCAACTTGGCCAGGTGGGCATATGACTGTAGAATTGACACTTACAGTGGGAAATAGAAAATAGGAACTATGTAATTTTATGCTAGATTATAGCATGTTCATAATTTATTGATCACATCATAATGGAACAAtagatactgatattgataaaatattgatGTAACAGTGGAATGAATAAcaatatcttcatcatctttagcaatgataatgaggacTAGAAAAATTAGTATGTTGACAGCAATGGTGATGAAGTTATtgattataacattgataatgaaaatttacatcACCAACATCCATCAATGAATTATAATGTGACCACCAAACTGACTGCCTTATAATCATTTTAACTTGTAAAGACTGCAATGTCTTGGCCTTGCTCTTGTTGCACAGCCACAAAAAGCATTCAATTTTTGCCTTTCACCAAGGATACTTATGATCTTTACACACCGGGAAATATAtgtctcattctgttttttttatcaagcagtGAAGTGTCAGTCAGGAAAAGATATTGCTCTCATAGAAAATGGAAAANNNNNNNNNNNNNNNNNNNNNNNNNNNNNNNNNNNNNNNNNNNNNNNNTTTCAGGCAGTACAAAGTTTATGGAGGAATGaccatatatgtgtacatgccaTACATTATGACAATTCATATTTTATACTTACACATCAGTTCACTTTTCAGAAGAGATGCCAGGTGTGTGCATTACTGGTTTAGGGAGACAAAGAGGTGGGGGGATTGGGCAGTATTTAGCTGGAAGAAACTTGCCAAACAGTATTAGTATTACTTCTTCACAGTCCATACCTCTCGTGGACATTGAAAACATTTTTAAGAAGCATTATTCTCTTGAGCCATTGAACATCAGAACTTCAAATACTCCTCCAGTCACATCATTGGAATTTCACAGTTGAATTTATACATCTAGTAGACTACATATTATCACTTACTGCGTAAAAGATTACACCATTAGTTTGTACAAGGTAATACTTCATGCTAATTTCATGCCACTACTTCCAGGTACTTTCAAGGCTCTTCCCCTTTAAGAGAGGTCTGAGTCATGCATACTGGGCACCTAACTTCTGGGCACTTTATAACTTTGCTGACAAAGTCCTGGAAATAGCAGGTAGGTTAAACTTCTGTCATAGTTTCAACTGCCTAATTTCTTAATTgatttgtatgtctttttttttattacatttctttttattttattttagatttttatatatttttaaacttttagtttattttttgctTAATTGATTGTTTTTCATTTGCAGTAAAAATAAGATGAATTCATCTTAACATTGGTGTTTGGAATCTGTGGATCTTAGAAAATCTTGTAGATTAGATTGTCTTCTACCATCCACAGCACATTATGGCTTTCATGTATGTGAAACCAGTAGGGCAGCCATTTATCTTGCACAAATCTTTGACAAGTAACAAACTTGCCAAGTAACAAGTATGATCAAGTTTTGACAGGTAATAGATTTGCTCAATTTGTAAAAGGTATCAAACTTGCCAAAAATTTGACAGGTAATAAATTGACTAAATCTCTGATAGGTAACAAACTTGCTGATTTTTTAACAGGAAATGGACTTGCTAGATCTTTTGACAGGAAATAGACTTACTAGATCTTTTACAGGTAATGAACTTGCAAAGTCTTGCAAAGGTAATAAACTTTGTAAATCTCtgacaggtaaataacttgttaaaTCTTTGACAGGTAACAAACTTGCCAAATCTCTGAAAGGTTACAGACTAGTTAAGTCTTTGACAGGTAAGAAGTCTGACAAATCTTTAACAGCAACAAACCTAATAAATCTTTAACAGGTAATAAATTGCCTGTGATAGGTAACAAACACGCTAATTCTTTGACAGATTGCAAACTTGATAAATATTTTATGGGTAACATATTTGATAAATCTTTGACAGGCAACAGACTTGGCTATGTGTCAACTGTGGGGAAGGCCAGTATGA
It encodes:
- the LOC119594164 gene encoding probable dolichyl pyrophosphate Glc1Man9GlcNAc2 alpha-1,3-glucosyltransferase (The sequence of the model RefSeq protein was modified relative to this genomic sequence to represent the inferred CDS: added 41 bases not found in genome assembly), translated to MFWAVVVGISCIKLLLIPAYRSTDFEVHRNWLAITHSLPIDEWYFEETSEWTLDYPPLFAWFEWLLAKVAQFFDQEMLKVENLNYASPMTVLFQRLSVIVTDLVYAYGCKLCSDEAGRFSGRRDVIVPLFIILFSNAGLLIVDHIHFQYNGFLYGIMFLSIARILQRREMEAAFWFSILLNLKHIYLYVAPAYFIYLLRSYCLSSTSDGRIKLKVSSLLRLLQLGVTVLAVFGLSFGPFYLKGQLGQVLSRLFPFKRGLSHAYWAPNFWALYNFADKVLEIAGNRLGYVSTVGKASMTGGLVQEFEHAVLPSITPPVTFIATLLSIIPCLVNLWKTPHNPWQFIRSLVLCGFGSYMFGWHVHEKAILLIVLPLGLLCLQKKIEAQIFIIMSVVGHFSLFPLLFTHHETPIKVSLFIHXXXXXXXXXNHWLPSKNSGLVPRIPLCNIAETIYLLGLVNIFLYQQIGHQLLGLEEKMPFLPLMLISVYCGVGVTYCWLKYYRSILSSAKKGKKKSH